In Hwangdonia lutea, a single window of DNA contains:
- the dxs gene encoding 1-deoxy-D-xylulose-5-phosphate synthase, whose product MKSFLNSINTPKELRLLKQDELPQLAKELRAFIINIVATKQGHLGASLGVVELTIALHYVFNTPIDQLIWDVGHQAYGHKILTGRKDIFDSNRQLGGISGFPKRSESAYDTFGVGHASTSISAALGMAIASQLKGENKHHIAVIGDASIASGMAFEGLNHAGVTDANLLVILNDNAIGIDPSVGALKMYLTNVKKGTQKQDNIFEALNFDYSGPIDGHDIDAVITELKRLKTIKGPKFLHVITTKGKGLKQAEEDQVKYHAPGKFDATTGELIAKSCSGQQPPKYQDVFGHTIVKLAENNKNIVGITPAMPTGSSLKYMMDKMPNRAFDVGIAEQHAVTLAAGMATQGLIPFCNIYSTFLQRAYDQIIHDVALQKLPVIFCLDRAGLVGEDGATHHGVFDLSYLRCIPNLIVFAPRNEVELRNMMYTAQLGLEQPIAIRYPRGRGVTMDWKQPFSKIEIGKGKQLKKGHKLAILSIGNMAQNVTNAIDLCEAKEAIAHYDMRFVKPLDEDLLHRIFKLHKTILTIEDASIIGGFGSAILEFAAANHYNNTIKVLGIPDAFIEHGSVYELQKSVGLDAESLKNDLKLLL is encoded by the coding sequence ATGAAAAGCTTCTTAAATTCTATAAACACCCCCAAAGAACTCCGTCTTTTAAAACAAGACGAACTACCTCAGCTTGCCAAGGAATTGCGCGCGTTTATTATCAATATTGTCGCTACCAAACAGGGGCATTTAGGCGCAAGCTTGGGCGTTGTAGAGCTTACCATTGCCTTGCATTACGTTTTTAACACACCCATCGATCAATTGATTTGGGATGTGGGCCATCAAGCTTACGGACATAAAATTTTAACGGGCAGAAAAGATATATTCGATTCCAATCGCCAATTAGGAGGCATTAGCGGTTTCCCAAAACGCAGTGAAAGCGCATACGACACCTTTGGTGTTGGGCATGCCTCCACCTCTATTTCAGCCGCATTGGGAATGGCCATTGCATCGCAGTTAAAAGGTGAAAACAAACACCATATTGCCGTTATTGGCGACGCCAGTATTGCTAGCGGAATGGCTTTTGAAGGCTTAAACCACGCCGGTGTTACCGATGCAAACCTACTGGTTATTTTAAACGATAACGCCATTGGTATTGACCCCAGCGTTGGCGCTTTAAAAATGTATTTAACCAATGTAAAAAAGGGCACCCAAAAGCAAGACAATATTTTTGAAGCCTTAAATTTTGACTATTCCGGCCCCATTGACGGTCATGATATCGATGCTGTTATCACGGAATTAAAACGATTAAAAACCATAAAAGGCCCCAAGTTTTTACATGTTATCACCACCAAAGGCAAAGGCTTAAAGCAGGCCGAAGAAGACCAAGTTAAATACCATGCACCGGGAAAGTTTGATGCGACAACGGGCGAACTCATTGCTAAATCCTGTAGCGGCCAACAGCCACCAAAATACCAAGACGTTTTTGGGCACACCATTGTGAAGCTTGCCGAAAACAATAAAAACATTGTGGGCATAACACCCGCGATGCCAACGGGAAGTTCGTTGAAATATATGATGGACAAAATGCCCAATCGTGCTTTTGATGTTGGTATTGCCGAACAACATGCGGTTACACTCGCAGCAGGCATGGCAACGCAGGGTTTAATCCCGTTTTGTAATATTTACTCCACGTTTTTACAGCGTGCTTACGACCAAATCATCCACGATGTGGCCTTACAAAAGCTGCCCGTAATTTTTTGTTTGGATCGCGCCGGTTTGGTTGGTGAAGATGGGGCAACACACCACGGGGTTTTCGATTTATCGTATTTAAGATGCATCCCAAACCTCATTGTTTTTGCGCCCAGAAACGAAGTTGAGTTACGCAACATGATGTACACAGCGCAATTAGGTTTAGAGCAACCCATTGCCATTCGCTACCCGCGTGGTCGAGGGGTGACAATGGATTGGAAACAACCTTTTTCTAAAATTGAAATAGGAAAAGGCAAGCAACTTAAAAAAGGCCATAAACTCGCTATTTTAAGTATTGGAAACATGGCACAAAATGTAACCAATGCTATAGATTTATGCGAGGCCAAAGAAGCTATTGCGCATTACGATATGCGTTTTGTAAAACCTTTGGATGAGGATCTACTACACCGCATTTTTAAATTGCATAAAACCATTTTAACCATTGAAGACGCATCAATTATTGGTGGGTTTGGGTCTGCTATTTTAGAATTCGCTGCTGCAAACCATTATAATAACACGATTAAAGTGTTAGGAATTCCTGATGCATTTATTGAACACGGTAGTGTTTATGAATTGCAAAAATCGGTTGGTTTGGATGCTGAAAGTTTAAAAAATGACCTTAAATTATTATTATAG
- a CDS encoding nucleoside deaminase: MLQPFDDTYFMKKALQEAEVAFDKGEIPVGAIIVIDNKIIARGHNLTETLTDVTAHAEMQAITAAANFLGGKYLQNCTLYVTLEPCQMCAGALYWSQISNIVYGARDKERGCINLKTKLHPKTTIKGGVLADEASEFLKRFFIEKRNLN; encoded by the coding sequence ATGCTACAACCATTTGACGATACTTATTTTATGAAAAAAGCCCTCCAAGAAGCTGAGGTTGCTTTTGATAAAGGCGAAATTCCTGTGGGTGCTATTATTGTAATTGACAATAAAATTATTGCCCGCGGACACAACTTAACCGAAACCTTAACCGATGTAACTGCGCATGCCGAAATGCAAGCCATAACGGCTGCGGCTAATTTTTTAGGTGGTAAATATTTACAAAATTGTACTTTGTACGTAACCTTAGAACCTTGCCAAATGTGTGCAGGCGCTTTATATTGGAGTCAGATTTCCAACATTGTTTACGGCGCTCGGGATAAGGAACGGGGCTGTATTAATTTAAAAACCAAATTGCACCCCAAAACAACAATTAAAGGTGGTGTTTTAGCCGATGAAGCTTCGGAGTTTTTGAAGCGTTTTTTTATTGAAAAACGGAATTTGAACTAA
- a CDS encoding chloride channel protein: MPIPYLLKRIHIWRYKYISPKNFVFILSVIVGLLAGLAAVILKNITYAIQALLEKGIVFSKNQLYFILPIVGLFLVFLFKQYFFKKAMKPATPAFIKRAIPSLLYSLLRQKGLLSYKLIYHPLIMAPLTVGFGGSVGLLGPAITSGSAISSNLSRLLHIDRKTRTLLIACATSGAMASMFKSPIAAIVFAVEVFSLNLTFTSLLPLLIASISSVLTSYFFLGDEVLFNFDLTDKFTINDTLFYIALGVGTGIASLYFTKIYFAIYTFFDQFKSRLVKMVVGGIIIGVMLYFIPPLYGEGLSFIKDLFDGNHLHALGSTFFDDYLDNIWVVIVLLIGFTLFKAVAMTTTFAAGGVGGVIVPTMVMGSALGNVVAKVINNIGMGYQVSESNFTLVGMAGLIAGVIHAPLTAIFLIAEITDGYELFIPLMITVAISYMITKNYMEHTIYTRELAERGDLLTHDKDKNVLTLMKLDHVIEQNFVELNPNMTLGVMLHKGVAKSSRNLFPVVDEQKRLVGIILLDNIRDIMFDQSLYTTTTVETFMHYPPDYIVYEKDNMQTVMKKFQDSGAWNLPVIKNGCYYGFVSKSKLLTAYRRELINSTT, from the coding sequence ATGCCAATACCCTATTTATTAAAGCGTATACATATTTGGAGGTATAAATATATATCTCCAAAAAATTTCGTTTTTATTCTTAGTGTTATTGTTGGCTTATTGGCTGGTTTAGCTGCCGTTATACTTAAAAATATAACGTATGCCATTCAAGCACTTTTAGAAAAAGGTATCGTTTTCTCAAAAAATCAGCTCTATTTTATTTTGCCCATTGTAGGCCTGTTTTTAGTCTTCCTTTTTAAACAGTATTTTTTTAAAAAAGCAATGAAACCCGCAACACCTGCTTTTATTAAAAGAGCTATTCCCTCGTTGCTATATTCGCTTTTAAGGCAAAAAGGATTACTGTCGTACAAATTAATATACCACCCCTTAATTATGGCGCCTTTAACGGTTGGTTTTGGTGGTTCGGTAGGACTGTTGGGACCCGCCATAACATCAGGCTCTGCAATAAGCTCCAACCTAAGTAGACTACTGCATATAGACCGAAAAACACGCACATTACTTATTGCTTGCGCTACATCTGGAGCTATGGCTTCCATGTTTAAATCGCCTATTGCCGCCATCGTTTTTGCTGTTGAGGTGTTTAGTCTCAATTTAACGTTCACATCATTATTACCATTATTAATTGCATCCATATCGTCTGTACTCACGTCTTATTTCTTTTTAGGCGACGAAGTGCTTTTCAATTTCGATTTAACTGATAAATTTACCATTAACGACACCCTGTTCTATATTGCATTGGGCGTAGGCACAGGAATAGCCTCCTTATATTTTACTAAAATATACTTTGCTATTTACACCTTTTTCGATCAATTTAAATCCCGATTAGTAAAAATGGTTGTTGGAGGAATCATTATAGGTGTCATGCTGTATTTTATTCCGCCTCTTTACGGTGAGGGTTTAAGTTTTATCAAAGATCTTTTTGATGGCAACCATTTGCATGCCCTGGGTTCCACTTTTTTTGATGATTATCTAGACAATATATGGGTGGTTATCGTTTTATTAATTGGCTTCACCCTGTTTAAAGCTGTTGCCATGACCACCACATTCGCTGCAGGTGGCGTTGGCGGTGTTATTGTACCAACCATGGTTATGGGAAGCGCTTTGGGTAATGTTGTGGCAAAAGTTATCAATAATATTGGAATGGGCTATCAAGTATCCGAATCCAACTTCACCTTAGTGGGAATGGCAGGACTCATTGCCGGTGTCATTCACGCGCCTTTAACGGCCATTTTTTTAATCGCTGAAATTACAGATGGGTACGAGCTGTTTATTCCATTAATGATTACGGTCGCCATTTCGTATATGATTACCAAAAATTACATGGAGCACACCATTTACACCAGAGAATTGGCAGAACGAGGCGATTTACTAACGCACGACAAAGATAAAAACGTGTTAACTCTAATGAAGTTAGACCATGTAATTGAACAAAACTTTGTGGAACTAAACCCAAATATGACCTTGGGCGTTATGCTACACAAAGGCGTTGCAAAATCCAGCAGAAACCTGTTTCCTGTTGTAGACGAACAAAAACGATTGGTGGGCATTATCCTTTTGGATAATATTAGGGACATTATGTTCGACCAAAGTTTGTATACCACAACCACCGTTGAAACCTTTATGCACTATCCGCCCGATTATATTGTATACGAAAAAGACAACATGCAAACCGTAATGAAAAAATTCCAAGATTCTGGCGCATGGAATTTACCGGTCATCAAAAACGGATGTTACTATGGTTTTGTATCAAAATCCAAATTATTAACCGCATACAGGCGCGAACTAATTAACAGCACAACCTAA
- the aspS gene encoding aspartate--tRNA ligase — MYRSHNCGELNASHINTEVTLAGWVQKSRDKGFIVWVDLRDRYGITQLVFDEERTSKDLLEQAQNLGREFVIQVKGTVIERASKNPKMPTGDVEVLVSELRVLNESKLPPFTIEDKTDGGEDLRMKYRYLDIRRNPVKDNLIFRAKVTQEVRNYLSKEGFIEVETPYLIKSTPEGARDFVVPSRMNEGEFYALPQSPQTFKQLLMVGGMDKYFQIVKCFRDEDLRADRQPEFTQIDCEMAFIDQEDILNAFEGLTRHLLKELNGVEVDKFPRLLYDDAMRLYGNDKPDIRFGMEFGELNAVAQHKDFKVFNTAELVVGIAVPGGNSYTRKEIDKLIDWVRRPQVGAFGMVYCRCNDDGSYKSSVDKFYNQDDLAKWAEVTGAKAGDLICVLSGETNKVRAQLSALRMELAERLGLRDPKVFAPLWVIDFPLLELDEETGHYHAMHHPFTSPKPGQIELLDSKPGEVKANAYDLVLNGNEIGGGSIRIHDKETQAIMLKHLGFTEEEAKAQFGFLMDAFEYGAPPHGGLAFGLDRLVAILGGQETIRDFIAFPKNNAGRDVMIDAPAPIDDEQLKELSLKLNIKS; from the coding sequence ATGTACAGAAGTCATAATTGTGGCGAATTAAACGCCTCGCACATAAATACAGAAGTAACCCTTGCCGGTTGGGTACAAAAATCTCGAGACAAAGGATTTATAGTTTGGGTCGATTTACGCGACCGTTACGGCATTACGCAGTTGGTTTTTGATGAGGAACGTACCTCGAAAGACCTTTTAGAGCAAGCTCAAAATTTAGGCCGCGAGTTTGTTATTCAAGTTAAAGGAACCGTGATAGAGCGCGCCTCGAAAAACCCAAAAATGCCTACGGGTGATGTGGAGGTTTTAGTATCCGAATTGCGTGTTTTAAACGAATCTAAATTACCGCCGTTTACTATTGAAGATAAAACCGATGGCGGCGAAGATTTACGCATGAAATATCGTTATTTAGATATTCGACGTAACCCAGTAAAAGACAATTTAATTTTTAGAGCCAAAGTAACTCAGGAAGTTCGCAACTATCTATCAAAAGAAGGTTTTATAGAGGTTGAAACACCTTATTTAATAAAGTCAACTCCCGAAGGCGCGCGCGATTTTGTGGTGCCTAGCCGAATGAACGAAGGTGAATTTTACGCTTTACCGCAATCGCCTCAAACCTTTAAGCAACTGCTTATGGTTGGTGGCATGGACAAGTATTTTCAGATTGTAAAATGTTTTAGGGATGAAGATTTACGCGCCGACAGACAGCCAGAATTTACACAAATAGATTGTGAAATGGCATTTATTGATCAGGAGGATATTTTAAATGCTTTTGAAGGATTAACACGTCATTTGCTCAAAGAATTAAACGGTGTTGAGGTTGATAAGTTTCCACGATTACTGTACGATGATGCGATGCGTTTATACGGAAACGACAAACCCGATATCCGTTTCGGGATGGAATTTGGCGAGTTAAACGCTGTGGCACAACATAAAGATTTTAAAGTTTTCAATACGGCCGAACTGGTTGTTGGTATCGCCGTTCCCGGAGGAAACAGTTACACCAGAAAAGAAATCGATAAATTAATTGATTGGGTAAGGCGTCCGCAAGTTGGTGCTTTTGGTATGGTGTATTGCCGTTGTAACGATGATGGCTCTTATAAATCATCAGTCGATAAATTTTACAATCAAGACGATTTAGCAAAATGGGCTGAAGTAACCGGAGCAAAAGCGGGCGATTTAATATGTGTGCTTTCCGGTGAAACAAACAAGGTGCGTGCCCAATTAAGTGCGCTACGCATGGAATTGGCAGAACGTTTGGGCTTAAGAGACCCTAAAGTTTTTGCACCGCTTTGGGTAATCGATTTTCCACTGTTGGAATTAGACGAAGAAACAGGGCATTATCATGCGATGCACCATCCGTTTACATCGCCAAAACCTGGGCAGATAGAATTATTGGATTCTAAACCTGGCGAAGTTAAAGCCAATGCATACGATTTGGTTTTAAACGGCAATGAAATTGGCGGCGGCTCTATTCGTATTCACGATAAAGAAACCCAAGCCATTATGTTAAAACATTTAGGTTTTACCGAAGAAGAGGCCAAAGCGCAATTTGGGTTTTTAATGGATGCTTTTGAATACGGTGCACCACCACACGGCGGACTAGCCTTTGGCTTGGACCGGTTGGTTGCTATATTGGGCGGACAAGAAACCATTCGGGATTTTATCGCTTTCCCGAAAAACAACGCAGGTCGCGATGTTATGATTGATGCACCCGCACCAATTGACGATGAACAACTAAAAGAATTAAGTTTAAAACTTAATATAAAATCATAA
- a CDS encoding alpha/beta hydrolase-fold protein, whose amino-acid sequence MHLTKIKFRVVLLFLMIGSSALIAQQRTGNIVEYFGKEKVNDIKEGKLLHVFTTGLALKFQNFRFNSSSFPKDQVFSRFLMQPNYEPETDDVFDIDFTGKQLLWKSIATDTTNSFNDRSLRSSYVYLSYQSDSEKTVLFEASGHSLVLINGLPHEGDHYDFGWNLIPLKLKKGLNKFVLKVGRFPRIRARLIDPQTSVQFTTRDLTLPDLLVEEDKTYLGAIRIINTSENWVENHTVTSKINGVSLSHQIPNIPPLSVQKVPFKIASVADSKQLGKADLKLSLHAKNGTLINTNTIQIEIKSKHNHHKRTLKSNVDGSVQYYSVAPSSDKNLKDGALFLSVHGASVEAVNQANAYKKKDWGNLIAPTNRRPIGFAWEDWGRLDALEVLADAKNIYKPNSKKIYLTGHSMGGHGTWYLGATYPDKFAAIAPCAGYPDLLLYRNGFTNRMLNMTEEQLKRFGISPKILERLTAERVPTAMENIIHRAGTPSRTLKLIRNYLHHGVYVLHGEIDNVVPTAIARDMRERLGKFHPDFTYYEYPDGTHWYGNHSVDWEPIFSFFKQRTIKEASDIKKYEFFTGSPGVSATSHFITIHQQDTPFETSSFKFSKEDGYKLHTDNVAVIEVDFSALKDDNSSIEIDGTSIKIQNDKSVFFKKVNDAWQITKAPSLKEKGPHRNGGFKDAFRNNVVFVYATNGTPKENEWYYNRARFDAETFWYRANGHIEMVKDVDFSLKKYADRNVVIYGNADNNLAWNKLLKDSPIQVKDYGVNFNGKLLFGNQWGMYFIVPRKDSDTASVGVVTATGSKGMKAAYMNHYLVNGTTFPDVLLFDDEVLLNGMPAVKSAGFFGNDWSVENGDFEWR is encoded by the coding sequence ATGCATTTAACCAAGATTAAATTTAGAGTCGTGCTATTGTTTTTGATGATTGGATCATCAGCCTTAATAGCCCAACAACGAACAGGAAATATTGTTGAATACTTTGGAAAAGAAAAAGTAAACGACATTAAAGAAGGCAAACTTTTGCATGTTTTTACAACAGGATTAGCTTTAAAATTTCAGAATTTTAGGTTTAATTCGTCGTCATTTCCCAAGGATCAGGTTTTTAGTCGGTTTTTGATGCAACCCAATTACGAACCAGAAACCGATGATGTTTTTGATATTGATTTTACGGGCAAACAGTTACTTTGGAAATCTATTGCGACCGATACCACAAATAGTTTTAACGATAGGAGTTTACGCTCTAGCTATGTGTATTTAAGCTATCAGTCGGACTCGGAAAAAACCGTGCTTTTTGAAGCCTCCGGACATTCGCTGGTTTTAATAAATGGATTACCGCACGAGGGTGACCATTACGATTTTGGTTGGAATTTAATTCCGTTAAAATTAAAAAAAGGATTAAATAAATTCGTGTTGAAAGTAGGGCGCTTCCCTAGAATTAGAGCCCGATTAATTGACCCTCAAACCTCAGTTCAATTCACAACCCGAGATTTGACCTTGCCCGATCTTTTGGTTGAAGAAGACAAAACCTATTTGGGCGCTATCAGAATCATAAATACTTCTGAAAACTGGGTTGAAAACCATACGGTTACTTCCAAAATCAATGGTGTTTCGTTATCACATCAAATTCCAAATATTCCGCCTTTAAGCGTTCAAAAAGTACCTTTTAAAATAGCTTCTGTAGCCGATAGTAAACAACTTGGAAAGGCCGATTTAAAATTAAGTTTGCATGCAAAAAACGGCACCTTAATAAACACAAATACCATTCAAATTGAAATAAAATCGAAGCACAACCATCATAAACGCACTCTTAAAAGTAATGTGGATGGCAGTGTTCAATATTACAGTGTGGCGCCATCAAGCGATAAAAATTTAAAAGACGGCGCCTTGTTTTTATCGGTGCACGGGGCTTCGGTCGAGGCTGTAAATCAAGCCAATGCTTACAAGAAAAAAGATTGGGGTAATTTAATTGCGCCAACCAATCGTCGTCCAATTGGTTTTGCGTGGGAAGATTGGGGACGTTTGGATGCGCTCGAAGTTTTAGCAGATGCAAAAAATATTTACAAACCGAACAGCAAAAAAATATATTTAACGGGGCACTCCATGGGCGGTCATGGTACCTGGTATTTAGGCGCCACTTACCCAGATAAGTTTGCAGCTATCGCGCCTTGTGCGGGTTATCCGGATTTGCTTTTGTACCGCAACGGATTTACCAACAGAATGTTAAATATGACCGAAGAGCAACTAAAACGCTTCGGTATTAGTCCAAAAATATTGGAACGGCTCACCGCAGAACGTGTGCCAACGGCTATGGAAAACATAATCCACCGAGCCGGAACACCCAGCAGAACCTTAAAGCTTATTCGTAACTATTTGCACCACGGTGTTTATGTGCTTCACGGCGAAATTGATAATGTGGTGCCCACGGCTATTGCCCGAGATATGCGTGAGCGCTTGGGTAAATTCCATCCGGATTTTACGTATTACGAATATCCAGACGGAACACATTGGTATGGCAACCATAGTGTGGATTGGGAGCCTATTTTCAGTTTTTTTAAGCAACGTACCATTAAGGAAGCTTCCGATATAAAAAAATATGAATTCTTCACGGGTTCGCCGGGGGTTTCTGCTACCTCACATTTTATAACCATTCATCAGCAGGACACACCTTTTGAGACGAGTTCTTTTAAGTTTTCAAAAGAGGATGGCTATAAATTACATACCGATAATGTGGCGGTGATTGAAGTTGATTTTTCAGCATTAAAAGACGATAATTCAAGTATTGAAATTGATGGGACCTCCATAAAAATTCAAAATGATAAAAGCGTATTTTTTAAAAAAGTGAATGATGCGTGGCAAATAACAAAAGCACCCAGTTTAAAAGAAAAAGGTCCGCATAGAAACGGTGGTTTTAAAGATGCGTTTAGAAATAATGTGGTTTTTGTTTACGCTACCAATGGCACACCTAAAGAAAATGAATGGTATTACAACAGGGCGCGTTTTGATGCAGAAACGTTTTGGTATCGTGCCAACGGGCATATTGAAATGGTTAAGGATGTCGATTTTTCCCTAAAGAAATATGCCGACAGAAATGTGGTGATTTACGGTAATGCTGATAATAATTTGGCGTGGAACAAACTTTTAAAAGACAGCCCGATACAGGTAAAGGATTACGGTGTAAATTTCAACGGCAAGCTGTTATTTGGAAACCAATGGGGCATGTATTTTATTGTACCTAGAAAAGATAGCGATACAGCCAGTGTTGGTGTAGTTACTGCAACGGGTAGCAAAGGCATGAAAGCCGCTTATATGAACCATTATTTGGTTAACGGTACTACATTTCCTGATGTTTTGCTTTTTGATGACGAAGTACTTTTAAACGGTATGCCAGCTGTAAAGAGCGCAGGATTTTTTGGGAACGATTGGTCGGTTGAAAATGGCGATTTCGAATGGCGGTAG